In Lates calcarifer isolate ASB-BC8 linkage group LG21, TLL_Latcal_v3, whole genome shotgun sequence, a single window of DNA contains:
- the ap2m1b gene encoding LOW QUALITY PROTEIN: AP-2 complex subunit mu-A (The sequence of the model RefSeq protein was modified relative to this genomic sequence to represent the inferred CDS: inserted 1 base in 1 codon) — protein sequence MIGGLFIYNHKGEVLISRVYRDDIGRNAVDAFRVNIIHARQQVRSPVTNIAHTSFFHAKRSNIWLAAATKQNVIMVFESLYKMCDVMAAYFGKISEDCWTVNWRRKMMMMMMMMKVCGCCDFPAEILDFGYPQNSETGTLKTFITQQGVKSQHHSKEEQSQITSQVTGQIGWRREGIKYRRNELFLDVLESVNLLMSPQGQVLSTNVSGRVVMKSYLSGMPECKFGMNDKIVIEKQGKGGRSEDGGKSSKQSIAIDDCTFHHCVRLSKFDSERSISFIPPDGEYELMRYRTTKDIILPFRVIPLVREVGRTKLEVKVVIKSNFKSSLLAQKIEVHIPTPLNTSGVQLICMKGKAKYKASENAIIWKIKRMAEMEESQISAEIKLLPTNDKKKWTRPPLSMNFEVPFAPSGLKVRYLKVFESKLNYSDHDVIKWXRYIGRSGIYEMRC from the exons ATGATCGGAGGACTCTTCATCTACAACCACAAGGGGGAGGTGTTGATCTCCAGGGTTTACCGCGATGACATCGG gaggaATGCGGTGGATGCGTTCCGTGTGAACATCATCCACGCCCGGCAGCAGGTGCGCTCTCCGGTCACTAACATCGCCCACACCAGCTTCTTCCATGCCAAACGCTCCAACATCTGGCTCGCCGCCGCCACTAAGCAGAACGTCATCATGGTGTTCGAGTCCTTGTACAAGATGTGCGACGTGATGGCGGCGTACTTCGGCAAGATCAGCGAAGACTGCTGGACGGTAAACTG gaggaggaagatgatgatgatgatgatgatgatgaaggtctgTGGTTGCTGTGACTTTCCTGCAGAGATCCTGGACTTTGGTTACCCTCAGAACTCAGAGACTGGAACTCTGAAGACCTTCATCACTCAGCAGGGAGTCAAGAGCCAg CACCAT tcCAAAGAGGAGCAGTCTCAGATCACCAGCCAGGTCACAGGTCAGATcggctggaggagagaggggatcAAGTACAGGAGGAACGAGCTGTTTCTGGACGTGTTGGAGAGTGTCAACCTGCTCATGTCCCCTCAGG GCCAGGTGCTCAGCACTAACGTCTCAGGTCGGGTGGTGATGAAGAGTTACCTGAGCGGGATGCCCGAGTGTAAGTTCGGGATGAACGATAAGATCGTCATCGAGAAGCAGGGGAAAGGAGGGAGATCTGAGGACGGAGgcaagag cagtAAGCAGTCGATAGCGATCGATGACTGTACCTTCCATCACTGTGTCCGGCTCAGTAAGTTTGACTCCGAACGCAGCATCAGCTTCATCCCTCCAGACGGAGAGTACGAGCTCATGAG GTATCGAACCACTAAAGACATCATCCTCCCCTTCAGAGTCATCCCTCTGGTCCGAGAGGTCGGTCGCACCAAACTGGAGGTTAAAGTCGTCATCAAGTCCAACTTCAAGTCCTCGCTACTGGCCCAGAAGATCGAG GTTCATATTCCCACCCCTCTGAACACCAGTGGAGTCCAGCTCATCTGCATGAAGGGAAAAGCCAAATATAAGGCCAGCGAGAACGCCATCATCTGGAA gatAAAGAGGatggcagagatggaggagtcTCAGATCAGCGCAGAGATCAAACTGCTGCCAACAAACGACAAGAAGAAGTGGACCAGACCTCCTCTCTCTATGAACTTTGAGGT gccATTTGCTCCCTCAGGTCTGAAGGTTCGGTATCTGAAGGTCTTTGAGTCGAAGTTGAACTACAGTGATCATGATGTCATTAAAT TTCGTTACATCGGACGAAGTGGAATCTACGAGATGCGCTGCTGA
- the mmp23bb gene encoding matrix metallopeptidase 23bb isoform X1 has protein sequence MDPLQLLLLMMMMMVMKTSGSSSRESRSVHEGTRNKRYAINPLGHKWTHHNITYRITKFPNTLNVEDTRKAISIAFTKWSDVSPLTFTEVTDGNATVDITIGFYTFNHTDCWWSPLHPCFDGLNGELAHAFLPPRGEIHFDNHEFWILGKSRFSWKQGVWLNDLVQVAAHEIGHALGLWHSRDPQALMHPNATYTGQRNIAQDDVWGIQRLYGCLDKKRVCDPWARLGFCERRKTFMKKNCPQRCDLCYEPLEAVTTPTPPPANVKIKMVPRGKVVGFRCGTKNPRSPPKVSWYKDGEQILTSIPGYIVMKDRDLRIVANEFNEGVYTCRVHRRGDIISANSWAIRLKPEQPSNS, from the exons ATGGAccctcttcagctgctgctgctgatgatgatgatgatggtgatgaag acgtccggcagcagcagcagagaaagccGCTCAGTTCATGAGGGAACAAGAAACAAACGTTACGCCATCAACCCACTGGGACACAAGTGGACCCACCACAACATCACATACAG gATCACCAAGTTCCCCAACACCCTGAACGTGGAGGACACCAGAAAGGCCATCAGCATCGCCTTCACCAAGTGGAGCGACGTGTCTCCGCTGACCTTCACCGAGGTTACCGATGGCAACGCCACCGTTGACATCACCATTG GTTTCTACACCTTTAACCACACCGACTGCTGGTGGTCTCCTCTCCACCCATGTTTTGACGGTCTGAATGGCGAGCTGGCTCATGCCTTCCTGCCGCCGCGAGGGGAAATCCACTTTGACAACCATGAATTCTGGATCCTTGGCAAGTCCAGGTTCAGCTGGAAACAAG GTGTTTGGCTGAACGACCTAGTCCAGGTGGCGGCTCACGAGATTGGTCATGCCCTCGGCCTGTGGCACTCCAGAGACCCTCAGGCCCTGATGCATCCCAATGCCACCTACACCGGCCAGAGGAACATTGCTCAGGATGACGTCTGGGGAATCCAGAGACTCTATG GTTGTCTGGATAAGAAGCGAGTCTGTGATCCGTGGGCTCGACTTGGCTTCTGTGAGCGGAGGAAGACCTTCATGAAGAAGAACTGTCCTCAGCGCTGTGACCTCTGCTACG AGCCTCTGGAAGCAGTTACCACGCCAACACCACCTCCGGCCAATGTCAAGATCAAGATGGTTCCCCGAGGGAAAGTGGTGGGTTTCCGCTGTGGAACCAAAAACCCCCGCTCGCCGCCCAAAGTCAG CTGGTACAAAGACGGCGAGCAGATCCTGACCTCCATCCCTGGCTACATCGTCATGAAGGACCGAGACCTTCGTATTGTTGCCAACGAGTTCAACGAGGGCGTCTACACCTGTCGAGTCCATCGACGAGGAGACATCATCTCTGCCAACTCCTGGGCCATCCGACTGAAACCAGAGCAACCGTCCAACAGCTGA
- the mmp23bb gene encoding matrix metallopeptidase 23bb isoform X2, with translation MDPLQLLLLMMMMMVMKTSGSSSRESRSVHEGTRNKRYAINPLGHKWTHHNITYRITKFPNTLNVEDTRKAISIAFTKWSDVSPLTFTEVTDGNATVDITIGFYTFNHTDCWWSPLHPCFDGLNGELAHAFLPPRGEIHFDNHEFWILGKSRFSWKQGVWLNDLVQVAAHEIGHALGLWHSRDPQALMHPNATYTGQRNIAQDDVWGIQRLYGCLDKKRVCDPWARLGFCERRKTFMKKNCPQRCDLCYEPLEAVTTPTPPPANVKIKMVPRGKVVGFRCGTKNPRSPPKVRLSTRSHGPPQS, from the exons ATGGAccctcttcagctgctgctgctgatgatgatgatgatggtgatgaag acgtccggcagcagcagcagagaaagccGCTCAGTTCATGAGGGAACAAGAAACAAACGTTACGCCATCAACCCACTGGGACACAAGTGGACCCACCACAACATCACATACAG gATCACCAAGTTCCCCAACACCCTGAACGTGGAGGACACCAGAAAGGCCATCAGCATCGCCTTCACCAAGTGGAGCGACGTGTCTCCGCTGACCTTCACCGAGGTTACCGATGGCAACGCCACCGTTGACATCACCATTG GTTTCTACACCTTTAACCACACCGACTGCTGGTGGTCTCCTCTCCACCCATGTTTTGACGGTCTGAATGGCGAGCTGGCTCATGCCTTCCTGCCGCCGCGAGGGGAAATCCACTTTGACAACCATGAATTCTGGATCCTTGGCAAGTCCAGGTTCAGCTGGAAACAAG GTGTTTGGCTGAACGACCTAGTCCAGGTGGCGGCTCACGAGATTGGTCATGCCCTCGGCCTGTGGCACTCCAGAGACCCTCAGGCCCTGATGCATCCCAATGCCACCTACACCGGCCAGAGGAACATTGCTCAGGATGACGTCTGGGGAATCCAGAGACTCTATG GTTGTCTGGATAAGAAGCGAGTCTGTGATCCGTGGGCTCGACTTGGCTTCTGTGAGCGGAGGAAGACCTTCATGAAGAAGAACTGTCCTCAGCGCTGTGACCTCTGCTACG AGCCTCTGGAAGCAGTTACCACGCCAACACCACCTCCGGCCAATGTCAAGATCAAGATGGTTCCCCGAGGGAAAGTGGTGGGTTTCCGCTGTGGAACCAAAAACCCCCGCTCGCCGCCCAAAGTCAG GCTTTCTACCAGATCTCATGGCCCTCCCCAGTCTTAG
- the serp1 gene encoding stress-associated endoplasmic reticulum protein 1, with translation MVAKQRIRMANEKHSKNITQRGNVARSTRNMSEDKGVGPWLLALFIFVVCGSAIFQIIQSIRMGM, from the exons ATGGTGGCCAAACAGAGGATCCGAATGGCGAACGAGAAACACAGCAAGAACATCACTCAGCGAGGGAACGTGGCCAGGTCAACG aggaaTATGAGTGAGGATAAAGGTGTGGGTCCGTGGCTGCTCGCTCTCTTCATCTTCGTCGTCTGTGGATCAG ccatTTTCCAGATCATCCAGAGCATCAGGATGGGCATGTAG